One genomic segment of Coriobacteriia bacterium includes these proteins:
- a CDS encoding molybdopterin-dependent oxidoreductase: MELTRRGLFKVAGAAIASSMAFGLTSKSKALAVESPTEWKLANTEEVTNICCYCAGGCGSLCSVRDGELINLEGDPDSPINFGGLCPKGATMSQLRNIVDPQTREVVKNPDRVAKPMVRRPGSSEWEDISWEDAVAEIARKVKDTRDETFEETDADGLTVNRTPAIASLGGSQQNSEEEYLILKAMRQLGIVAIDNQARVUHGPTVAGLAASFGRGSMTTHWCDFQNADVVMNIGSNSAENHPLSSRWIHKSHENGGKWIVVDPRYTRTAEMADIYCPIRSGTDIAFYGGLYNYIVENLIEPGLQDYLDNGTMENYNFEYLLNYTNASYLLNEGFEFDPSTGLFSGWDEETGTYSNETWHYQVEKEEDWDTSDKGDYAWVKKDGVPEFTTPKKEVVKRDMTLQDPMCVYQQFKLHYSRYDMDTVCSICGMSKEQLQRVYETFASTAAPGKAGVILYALGQTQHTYGAQNTRAMSVLQLLLANVGIPGGGVAALRGEPNVQGATDMGMLVNELPGYLKWANTTDRSSLRKWLESQTYSDGYYTNKPKFLVSFLKEWFGENATVDNDYGYDWFPKVPSKPGDQDYTHISTFELMQQGVIKGYFCWGMNPCHSAPNTGNVRRSMANLDWLVVTDQVPTEAATFWKAPDMDPSQINTTVYYLPCALIYEKPGIILNSGRWIQYRYQAVEPWEQSKPDYEIIDLLWTGICKLYEEEGGANPDPILKTKWDYYVDGKIDPRPVAWALNGYKVDGTDFSEGKVDLLSGYSELGADGSTACGMWIYSGFWNNNDAPLDASQQPCGRRDNEDKSGIGLYSNYAFSWPANRRILYNRASADTKGKPWNPEKVLVEWTGSEWNQVDVGDFTAAKNGKPVEPNNNAFFMLWEQNARLESYGMVDAPLPEHYEPFETPLSENIMNGSLNNPVFLGRDYESTQHGDVSKYPIVATTYSVTEHWQTGGQSRMCPALVEAMPAQFIEISEELAAEKGIAAGDKVHVWNNRGSVILDAVVTKRLKPLTVNGNTQHLIGMTHHYSWAGVFGTSESTTNDLTPNVGDPNSQTPEYKAFLVNIEKA, encoded by the coding sequence ATGGAACTCACGCGTCGTGGTCTGTTCAAAGTTGCCGGCGCGGCGATCGCCAGTAGTATGGCGTTCGGGCTGACGTCCAAATCGAAGGCGCTGGCCGTCGAGTCACCCACGGAGTGGAAGCTCGCCAACACGGAGGAGGTCACGAACATCTGCTGCTACTGTGCAGGCGGATGCGGATCTCTGTGCTCCGTGCGCGACGGCGAGCTCATCAACCTCGAGGGCGACCCCGACAGCCCCATCAACTTCGGCGGCCTCTGCCCCAAGGGCGCCACGATGTCGCAGCTGCGCAACATCGTCGACCCGCAGACTCGCGAGGTCGTCAAGAACCCCGACCGCGTCGCCAAGCCGATGGTGCGCCGTCCCGGCTCCTCCGAGTGGGAGGACATCTCTTGGGAGGACGCCGTCGCCGAGATCGCGCGCAAGGTCAAGGACACGCGCGACGAGACGTTCGAAGAGACGGATGCGGACGGTCTGACCGTCAACCGCACGCCCGCCATCGCCAGCCTCGGCGGCTCTCAGCAGAACTCCGAAGAGGAGTACCTCATCCTCAAGGCCATGCGCCAGCTCGGCATCGTGGCCATAGACAACCAAGCGCGCGTTTGACACGGCCCCACGGTCGCCGGTCTGGCGGCCTCGTTTGGTCGTGGCTCGATGACGACGCACTGGTGCGATTTCCAGAACGCCGACGTCGTCATGAACATCGGCTCCAACAGCGCCGAAAACCACCCGCTGTCCTCGCGCTGGATCCACAAGTCCCACGAGAACGGTGGCAAGTGGATCGTCGTTGACCCGCGCTACACGCGCACGGCGGAGATGGCCGACATCTACTGCCCCATCCGCTCCGGTACGGACATCGCCTTCTACGGCGGCCTGTACAACTACATCGTCGAGAACCTCATCGAGCCGGGCCTGCAGGACTACCTCGACAACGGCACGATGGAGAACTACAACTTCGAGTACCTGCTCAACTACACGAACGCCTCGTACCTGCTGAACGAGGGCTTCGAGTTCGACCCGTCAACCGGCCTGTTCTCCGGCTGGGACGAGGAGACGGGCACCTACTCCAACGAGACGTGGCACTACCAGGTCGAGAAGGAGGAGGACTGGGACACGTCCGACAAGGGCGACTACGCCTGGGTCAAGAAGGACGGCGTGCCCGAGTTCACGACGCCGAAGAAAGAGGTCGTGAAGCGCGACATGACGCTTCAGGATCCCATGTGCGTCTACCAGCAGTTCAAGCTGCACTACAGCCGCTATGACATGGACACGGTCTGCTCGATCTGCGGCATGAGCAAAGAGCAGCTCCAGCGCGTCTACGAGACGTTCGCCTCCACGGCGGCCCCCGGCAAGGCCGGCGTCATCCTGTACGCCCTCGGCCAGACGCAGCACACGTACGGCGCCCAGAACACGCGCGCTATGTCCGTGCTGCAGCTGCTCCTGGCCAACGTCGGCATCCCCGGCGGCGGCGTCGCTGCCCTGCGCGGCGAGCCCAACGTCCAGGGCGCCACGGACATGGGCATGCTCGTCAACGAGCTGCCCGGCTACCTGAAGTGGGCCAACACGACAGATCGCTCCAGCCTGCGCAAGTGGCTCGAGAGCCAGACGTACTCCGACGGCTACTACACGAACAAGCCGAAGTTCCTCGTCAGCTTCCTCAAGGAGTGGTTCGGCGAGAACGCCACCGTCGACAACGACTACGGCTACGACTGGTTCCCCAAGGTACCGAGCAAGCCGGGCGACCAGGACTACACGCACATCTCGACGTTCGAGCTCATGCAGCAGGGCGTCATCAAGGGCTACTTCTGCTGGGGCATGAACCCCTGTCACTCGGCGCCCAACACGGGCAACGTCCGCCGCTCCATGGCCAACCTCGACTGGCTCGTCGTGACCGACCAGGTGCCCACGGAGGCCGCGACGTTCTGGAAGGCCCCCGACATGGACCCGTCGCAGATCAACACGACGGTCTACTACCTGCCGTGCGCCCTCATCTACGAGAAGCCGGGCATCATCCTGAACTCGGGCCGCTGGATCCAGTACCGCTACCAGGCCGTCGAGCCGTGGGAACAGTCCAAGCCCGACTACGAGATCATCGACCTGCTGTGGACGGGCATCTGCAAGCTGTACGAGGAGGAGGGCGGCGCTAACCCCGACCCCATCCTCAAGACGAAGTGGGACTACTACGTCGACGGCAAGATCGACCCGCGCCCGGTTGCGTGGGCGCTCAACGGCTACAAGGTTGACGGCACCGATTTCTCCGAGGGCAAGGTCGACCTGCTCTCCGGCTACTCCGAGCTCGGCGCCGACGGCTCCACGGCCTGCGGCATGTGGATCTACTCCGGCTTCTGGAACAACAACGACGCCCCGCTCGACGCCTCCCAGCAGCCGTGCGGCCGCCGCGACAACGAGGACAAGAGCGGCATCGGCCTGTACTCCAACTACGCGTTTAGCTGGCCGGCCAACCGCCGTATCCTGTACAACCGCGCCTCGGCCGACACGAAGGGCAAGCCCTGGAACCCCGAGAAGGTGCTCGTCGAGTGGACGGGCTCCGAGTGGAACCAGGTGGACGTCGGCGACTTCACGGCCGCCAAGAACGGCAAGCCCGTCGAGCCGAACAACAACGCCTTCTTCATGCTGTGGGAGCAGAACGCGCGCCTCGAGAGCTACGGCATGGTTGACGCACCGCTGCCCGAGCACTACGAGCCCTTCGAGACGCCGCTGTCCGAGAACATCATGAACGGCTCGCTCAACAACCCCGTGTTCCTCGGCCGCGACTACGAGTCGACGCAGCACGGCGACGTGAGCAAGTACCCGATCGTCGCCACGACGTACTCGGTGACGGAGCACTGGCAGACCGGTGGCCAGAGCCGCATGTGCCCGGCGCTCGTCGAGGCCATGCCCGCGCAGTTCATCGAGATCTCCGAGGAGCTGGCCGCCGAGAAGGGCATCGCCGCCGGCGACAAGGTGCACGTGTGGAACAACCGCGGCTCCGTCATCCTCGACGCTGTCGTGACGAAGCGCCTCAAGCCGCTGACGGTCAACGGGAACACGCAGCACCTCATCGGCATGACGCACCACTACAGCTGGGCTGGCGTGTTCGGCACGAGCGAGAGCACGACAAACGACCTGACGCCCAACGTCGGCGACCCCAACTCGCAGACGCCTGAGTACAAGGCGTTCCTTGTCAACATCGAGAAGGCGTAA
- a CDS encoding xanthine phosphoribosyltransferase — translation MKELEQRIVADGVVKEGGVLKVGAFLNHQCDVGLFDRMGAEWARLFAGRPVDKILTIEASGIGIACCVSRHFDSVPVVFAKKAQSINLDGEQYCTKIHSFTKNKDFDVIVSKQFLTAGDHVLIIDDFLANGCALDGLIEICEQAGVVIEGIGIAIEKGFQRGGAELRERGFNLQSLAIIKDMDAATGTITFA, via the coding sequence ATGAAGGAGCTTGAGCAGCGCATCGTAGCCGACGGCGTCGTGAAGGAGGGCGGCGTCCTCAAGGTGGGTGCGTTCCTCAACCACCAGTGCGACGTGGGGCTGTTCGACCGCATGGGTGCCGAGTGGGCACGCCTGTTCGCCGGGCGCCCCGTCGACAAGATCCTGACGATCGAAGCGTCGGGTATCGGCATCGCCTGCTGCGTCTCGCGCCACTTCGATAGCGTCCCCGTCGTGTTTGCCAAGAAGGCCCAGTCCATCAACCTCGACGGCGAGCAGTACTGCACAAAGATCCACTCGTTCACGAAGAACAAGGACTTCGACGTCATCGTGTCCAAGCAGTTCCTCACCGCCGGCGATCACGTGCTCATCATCGACGACTTCCTCGCCAACGGCTGCGCCCTCGACGGCCTCATCGAGATCTGCGAGCAGGCGGGCGTCGTCATCGAGGGCATCGGCATCGCCATCGAGAAGGGCTTCCAGCGTGGCGGCGCCGAGCTGCGCGAGCGCGGCTTCAACCTGCAGTCGCTCGCCATCATCAAGGACATGGACGCGGCGACGGGCACGATCACGTTCGCATAG
- a CDS encoding flavin reductase, giving the protein MAFKDIELAELQLNPFTKIGKEWMLVTAGDEASHNTMTASWGGMGVLWGKNVAFAFIRPQRYTKQFVDANDTFTLTFFDESYRDALQLLGTKSGRDSDKIAEAGLTPLYVDGTTSFEEADLILVCRKLYAQDMDASAFVDTGLRDKVYPDGDLHTSYVGAIERVLVRA; this is encoded by the coding sequence ATGGCATTCAAGGACATCGAGCTCGCGGAGCTGCAGCTCAACCCGTTCACGAAGATCGGCAAGGAGTGGATGCTCGTCACGGCCGGCGACGAGGCGTCTCACAACACGATGACGGCGAGCTGGGGCGGCATGGGCGTGCTCTGGGGCAAGAACGTCGCGTTTGCCTTCATTCGACCACAGCGCTACACGAAGCAGTTCGTCGACGCCAATGACACGTTTACGCTGACGTTCTTTGACGAGAGCTATCGCGACGCCCTGCAGCTGCTCGGCACGAAATCGGGCCGCGACAGCGACAAGATCGCCGAGGCCGGACTCACGCCGCTGTACGTGGACGGCACGACGTCCTTCGAGGAAGCGGACCTCATCCTCGTGTGTCGCAAGCTCTACGCGCAGGACATGGATGCCAGCGCGTTTGTCGACACCGGGCTGCGCGACAAAGTCTATCCCGACGGAGACCTCCACACGTCGTACGTCGGCGCCATCGAGCGCGTCCTCGTGCGCGCATAG